The following are encoded together in the Flavihumibacter fluvii genome:
- a CDS encoding sarcosine oxidase subunit beta family protein, whose protein sequence is MMNDTLSPGTIGRRRAAPLPEQPPQLWKSVKPKKAYDAIIVGGGGHGLATAYYLAKNHGMTNIAVVEKGWLAGGNTARNTTIIRSNYLWDESAGIYEHSLKLWETLEEDLGYEMFFSQRGVLTLAHSVSDVRSKKRNLYANALNAIDSEWLTPAEVKKLVPIINISEDVRYPVHGATYQPRGGIAKHDWVAWGFAKAASDLGVDIIQGTEVTGFDIRNNTVHGVHTSQGSIAAGKVGLVAAGHSSLLAELAGFSIPIQSRPLQALVSPLLEQVLNTVVMSGAVHVYVSQAHKGELVMGAGTDAFNSYSQRGGFHVIEHQMAAALELFPIFARAQVLRTWGGIVDIAPDASPIIGLTPVENLFINTGWGTGGFKATPGSGWVMAHTMAHGTPHELNRPFALDRFVTGHLIDEHGAAGVAH, encoded by the coding sequence ATGATGAACGATACATTATCCCCCGGCACGATCGGGCGAAGGCGGGCGGCGCCTCTACCGGAACAGCCACCGCAGCTCTGGAAGTCGGTGAAGCCGAAGAAAGCCTACGATGCGATAATCGTGGGCGGTGGCGGTCATGGACTGGCAACCGCCTATTACCTGGCCAAAAACCATGGCATGACCAACATTGCCGTGGTGGAGAAAGGCTGGCTCGCAGGCGGCAACACGGCCCGCAACACCACCATCATCCGCTCGAATTACCTGTGGGATGAGTCGGCGGGCATCTACGAGCACTCCCTGAAATTATGGGAGACGCTGGAGGAAGACCTCGGCTATGAAATGTTCTTCAGCCAGCGTGGCGTGCTGACCCTTGCACATTCAGTCAGTGATGTACGCTCGAAAAAGCGGAATTTATATGCAAATGCCCTCAATGCCATCGACAGTGAGTGGCTTACGCCGGCAGAGGTGAAGAAGCTGGTGCCAATTATCAATATCAGCGAAGATGTGCGGTACCCGGTGCATGGTGCCACCTACCAGCCGCGGGGCGGCATTGCCAAGCACGACTGGGTGGCCTGGGGTTTTGCGAAGGCAGCAAGCGACCTTGGGGTGGATATTATCCAGGGCACCGAAGTAACGGGCTTTGACATCAGGAACAATACAGTACATGGCGTGCACACCAGCCAGGGCAGCATCGCTGCCGGCAAGGTGGGACTCGTGGCAGCCGGTCATTCCTCGCTGCTGGCCGAACTCGCCGGATTTTCCATACCCATCCAGAGCCGGCCCTTGCAGGCACTGGTCAGTCCGCTCTTAGAACAGGTGCTGAATACCGTGGTGATGAGTGGCGCTGTGCATGTGTATGTGAGCCAGGCCCACAAGGGTGAGCTGGTTATGGGGGCAGGCACCGATGCCTTTAACTCCTACTCCCAGCGGGGTGGCTTCCATGTGATTGAACACCAGATGGCGGCGGCGCTGGAACTGTTTCCCATCTTCGCCCGTGCGCAGGTGCTGCGGACCTGGGGCGGGATCGTGGACATTGCACCAGACGCCTCGCCCATAATCGGCCTCACACCCGTCGAGAACCTGTTTATCAACACCGGTTGGGGAACAGGCGGTTTCAAGGCCACGCCCGGTTCGGGCTGGGTGATGGCCCACACGATGGCGCACGGCACCCCGCATGAATTAAACCGGCCCTTCGCGCTCGACCGCTTCGTGACAGGGCATCTTATCGACGAACATGGCGCCGCCGGCGTTGCCCACTAA
- a CDS encoding GcvT family protein has product MPKIVIIGAGIVGCSLADELTERGYCDVVVLEKGPLWKPGGSTSHAPGVVFQTNGSRTMAQFARQTVEKLYSLEHSGERCFLKVGSLELATAPDRLAELHRRAGLALSAGIDARVLSPEEALKVHPLLAADKILGALYVPDDGIARAIRADEVMGKRAISRGARFVSDCEVLAIDQGEGRVTGVQTTQGLFPADIVVSCAGIWGPKIGAMVGMSKAIQPLAHQLCYTAPMAELATYTTEAELPVLRHQGSDLYFKQRGQSLAVGWYGHKPLPVKAENILPGEPAGLMPSQVPFTPEDWKGAMELSAEVIPALKQAEIVESMNGLFSFTVDNFPLMGEWSGLKGFWVAEAVWITHGAGVARAMAEWIVNGHPSLAVHECDVNRFETHQLGAQHIEERGAQNFVEVYDLLHPLQPMESPRPIRTTGFYPRQQELGGFFLEAAGFERPQWYAANTGLIEKYGSPARDAWAAQFWSPIVGAEARAVREGVGLFDITTLKRIEVTGKGALEFLERMTTGNLRKKNGTITYCLLLNEKAGIMSDITVMRRSERDFFIGVNSNTDIHYLRQSAPDTVHVRDITAGTVALGLFGPKARELAQSLTLDDLGNEALGYFKLKSTYLGHVPVMLCRLSYVGELGYEIYTTADFALKLWDTLWAAGQHYGLIAAGRGAFNSMRLEKGYRSYGADMNSEHNPHEAGLSFAVRKGGGYIGAEAFQAIDPAALGRKLVCLVLDNPGQVVLGKEPVLHEGKVVGYVTSAYFGHTIGKPLAYAWVPAALSAQGTGLTIRYFDRDYPATVGQDPQYDPQMTRLKS; this is encoded by the coding sequence ATGCCAAAGATTGTAATTATTGGAGCCGGCATCGTAGGCTGCTCCCTGGCCGACGAGCTCACTGAACGTGGATATTGTGATGTAGTGGTGCTGGAAAAAGGCCCGCTCTGGAAGCCCGGCGGCTCCACCTCACACGCGCCAGGCGTTGTATTCCAGACCAATGGATCACGCACCATGGCGCAGTTCGCCCGACAGACCGTAGAGAAATTATATAGCCTGGAACATAGCGGCGAGCGCTGTTTCCTGAAGGTGGGCAGCCTGGAGCTGGCCACAGCGCCGGATCGCCTGGCGGAGTTACACCGGCGGGCCGGACTGGCACTAAGCGCCGGCATTGATGCCCGGGTGTTGTCCCCGGAGGAAGCCTTGAAAGTGCATCCGCTACTTGCTGCCGATAAAATACTGGGCGCATTATACGTGCCCGATGACGGTATCGCCCGGGCGATACGGGCAGATGAAGTGATGGGCAAGCGGGCGATCAGTCGGGGTGCCCGATTTGTTTCCGACTGCGAGGTGCTGGCCATCGACCAGGGCGAGGGCCGCGTAACCGGGGTGCAAACGACACAAGGATTATTCCCGGCAGATATTGTTGTTTCCTGCGCCGGCATCTGGGGACCGAAGATCGGCGCGATGGTGGGTATGTCGAAGGCCATACAGCCATTGGCCCACCAGCTTTGCTATACAGCGCCTATGGCCGAACTGGCCACTTATACTACTGAAGCAGAATTGCCCGTGCTCCGGCACCAGGGTTCTGACCTTTATTTTAAGCAGCGGGGACAGAGTCTCGCGGTAGGCTGGTATGGCCACAAGCCACTTCCTGTTAAGGCGGAGAACATTTTGCCCGGCGAGCCTGCTGGACTAATGCCGAGCCAGGTACCCTTCACGCCCGAGGATTGGAAAGGGGCCATGGAGCTTTCAGCCGAAGTCATTCCAGCACTGAAGCAGGCCGAAATCGTAGAATCGATGAATGGTTTATTTTCCTTCACCGTAGACAATTTCCCCCTGATGGGTGAATGGAGTGGGTTGAAGGGCTTTTGGGTGGCAGAGGCCGTATGGATCACCCATGGAGCTGGTGTGGCCCGCGCGATGGCCGAGTGGATCGTGAATGGCCATCCGTCACTGGCCGTGCATGAATGCGATGTGAACCGGTTTGAAACCCACCAGTTGGGTGCACAACATATTGAAGAACGGGGTGCACAGAATTTCGTTGAGGTGTACGACCTGCTGCACCCGCTGCAGCCCATGGAGTCGCCAAGACCCATCCGCACGACCGGATTTTACCCGCGCCAGCAGGAACTCGGGGGCTTCTTCCTGGAAGCTGCCGGTTTTGAGCGACCGCAATGGTATGCAGCCAATACCGGATTGATTGAAAAGTATGGTAGTCCGGCCCGTGATGCCTGGGCTGCCCAATTCTGGTCGCCTATCGTTGGCGCCGAGGCCCGCGCAGTGCGGGAAGGTGTTGGGCTCTTCGATATCACCACCCTGAAACGCATCGAGGTGACCGGTAAGGGTGCCCTGGAGTTCCTGGAGCGCATGACAACCGGTAACCTGCGCAAGAAGAATGGTACCATCACCTATTGCCTGTTGCTGAATGAAAAGGCCGGCATTATGAGCGATATCACGGTAATGCGCCGCAGCGAGCGCGACTTTTTCATAGGTGTAAACAGCAATACCGATATCCATTACCTGAGGCAGTCCGCCCCGGATACCGTGCATGTGCGCGATATCACCGCCGGCACCGTTGCGCTGGGGCTTTTCGGACCCAAGGCAAGGGAACTCGCCCAGTCTTTGACCCTGGATGACCTGGGCAACGAGGCACTCGGCTACTTCAAGCTAAAAAGCACCTATCTGGGCCATGTGCCGGTGATGTTGTGCCGGCTCTCCTATGTGGGTGAGCTGGGCTATGAAATCTACACTACCGCTGACTTTGCACTGAAACTGTGGGATACGCTATGGGCGGCAGGGCAGCACTACGGGCTCATTGCCGCCGGCCGCGGCGCTTTCAACTCCATGCGCCTGGAAAAAGGCTATCGAAGTTATGGGGCAGATATGAACAGTGAGCACAATCCCCATGAAGCGGGACTGTCCTTTGCAGTGCGCAAGGGCGGTGGCTATATAGGGGCTGAAGCCTTCCAGGCCATTGATCCGGCAGCCCTGGGCAGGAAACTGGTCTGCCTGGTGCTGGATAATCCCGGGCAGGTGGTGCTGGGCAAGGAGCCTGTGCTTCACGAAGGAAAGGTGGTGGGTTATGTGACCAGCGCCTACTTCGGCCATACCATTGGTAAACCACTCGCCTATGCCTGGGTACCCGCAGCATTGAGCGCGCAGGGTACCGGCCTCACGATACGATATTTCGACCGGGATTACCCGGCCACCGTAGGACAGGATCCACAGTACGATCCACAAATGACAAGATTAAAATCATGA
- a CDS encoding aromatic ring-hydroxylating oxygenase subunit alpha, with protein MSIDGIDENLTLPAQYYTSPEIFEEELERIFYSKWIYVACEADLPKAGDYVALKLGTRSFFLQRNESGVIHGFYNTCRHRGHELVSGEKGNCKRLICPYHNWAYALDGKLKVARGMDPGFNKEDYGLNPINVAVIGGLIYVCLNSPAPADIEDVRNRLSPYLAPYDLPATKIACQKDIIEAANWKLVIENNRECLHCNSNHPELLVPLYSSGFGKGLDKDNIQADERRFQEALQQKEREWESLDLPYELQEFPDGLWFRTVRLPLANQCISHTLKPEHACKKLLGKLQRPEGSGLSLWTHPNSWNHFLSDHIVTFAVFPLSVDRTLVRTKWLVAADAVEGVDYNVDDLTMVWTQTNAQDQRLAEGAYRGICSGGYLPGPLADEEYLVKQFLSWYKDQLTLTPAH; from the coding sequence ATGTCCATTGACGGAATTGATGAGAACCTTACACTACCAGCGCAATACTATACAAGCCCTGAGATATTTGAGGAGGAGCTGGAGCGGATTTTTTACAGCAAATGGATCTATGTGGCCTGTGAAGCGGACCTTCCGAAAGCGGGCGATTATGTGGCCTTGAAACTTGGCACGCGGTCCTTTTTCCTGCAACGGAATGAAAGCGGTGTGATCCATGGATTTTACAATACCTGCCGGCACCGTGGCCATGAACTGGTGAGTGGTGAGAAAGGAAATTGTAAGCGACTGATTTGTCCGTATCACAACTGGGCTTATGCGCTTGACGGAAAGTTGAAGGTTGCCCGTGGCATGGATCCCGGGTTTAACAAGGAAGACTACGGACTGAATCCCATCAACGTTGCGGTGATCGGTGGCCTGATCTATGTTTGCCTGAACTCGCCCGCACCTGCCGATATTGAAGACGTGCGCAACCGGTTGTCGCCTTATCTCGCGCCATACGACCTGCCCGCCACCAAAATAGCCTGCCAGAAAGATATCATAGAAGCCGCCAACTGGAAGCTGGTGATCGAGAATAACCGGGAGTGCCTGCATTGCAACAGCAACCACCCGGAACTGCTGGTGCCGCTGTACAGCTCCGGATTTGGCAAGGGGCTAGATAAAGATAATATCCAGGCCGATGAGCGCCGCTTCCAGGAAGCGCTGCAGCAAAAGGAAAGGGAGTGGGAAAGCCTGGACCTTCCTTACGAATTGCAGGAGTTCCCCGATGGCCTCTGGTTCCGCACCGTGCGGCTGCCGCTGGCCAACCAGTGCATCTCGCATACCCTGAAGCCCGAACATGCCTGCAAAAAGCTGCTCGGCAAATTACAAAGGCCGGAAGGCAGCGGACTTTCTTTATGGACCCATCCGAATTCCTGGAACCATTTCCTGAGCGACCATATTGTGACCTTCGCAGTCTTCCCGCTATCGGTGGACCGCACGCTGGTGCGGACCAAGTGGCTCGTTGCCGCCGACGCAGTGGAAGGCGTTGACTATAATGTTGACGACCTCACCATGGTCTGGACCCAGACCAATGCCCAGGACCAACGACTGGCAGAAGGCGCTTACCGCGGCATCTGCTCCGGTGGCTACCTGCCGGGTCCATTGGCCGACGAGGAGTACCTCGTGAAGCAGTTCCTGTCCTGGTATAAAGATCAACTCACCCTAACACCGGCGCACTAA
- a CDS encoding amino acid permease, with amino-acid sequence MKDSPVTDNNDLARFGYRQELQRSMGSFSSFAAGFSYISILTGLFQMFHLGYGVAGPGFFWTWPCVLAGQFLVALCFAELASRFPLSGGVYQWAKFTGNPFLGWMTGWIYLACLIVTLAAVAMALQVSLPQISSSFQVIGTSNDPKSVAINAILLGSILVVISTIVNARGIKLLAVINNIGVFAELIGIVFLIVLLYLNRVRSPVEAVVHIKNIGTGVTSFPDLKTLLAATALTASYVLYGFDTAGTLAEETHDPRKKAPRAILQALLAAGFAGLLVLLFALMAAPDLGNPNLGNINGGLPMLVKSVLGETAGSLFLCIVIFAIIVCTFAVQSGAVRLMFAMGRDGFLPYSKSLSEVSPKTQTPVLATVLCGLGAIIILAVNLQFPKVFELVTSIAILWANLAYWIVVALLLKNRISLARNGGDADAKFSLGKWGFPVNILALIWSSFMVINVSWPRTATYGVEWYQQYAAWIYTAALVGIGVSVYYYRLIRRKRIP; translated from the coding sequence ATGAAGGATTCGCCGGTTACGGATAATAATGATTTAGCAAGATTTGGCTACCGCCAGGAATTACAACGTTCCATGGGTAGCTTCTCCAGTTTTGCTGCAGGCTTTTCTTACATCTCTATTCTCACCGGACTTTTCCAGATGTTTCACTTGGGTTATGGTGTTGCCGGACCCGGCTTTTTCTGGACCTGGCCTTGTGTATTGGCCGGTCAATTCCTGGTGGCACTCTGCTTTGCAGAACTGGCATCGCGGTTCCCCTTATCCGGCGGCGTGTACCAATGGGCAAAGTTTACTGGCAACCCTTTTCTTGGCTGGATGACAGGCTGGATTTACCTGGCTTGCCTCATTGTCACTCTTGCTGCTGTGGCCATGGCCCTCCAGGTGAGCCTGCCCCAGATCTCCAGTTCCTTCCAGGTCATCGGAACCTCCAATGACCCGAAATCTGTGGCGATCAACGCCATTTTACTGGGCTCTATCCTGGTGGTAATTAGTACCATCGTCAATGCCAGGGGTATTAAACTACTGGCAGTGATTAATAATATTGGGGTCTTTGCCGAACTAATTGGCATTGTATTCCTGATCGTTTTGCTGTACCTGAACCGGGTGAGGTCTCCGGTCGAAGCAGTCGTGCATATTAAAAATATTGGAACTGGTGTCACATCCTTTCCTGATCTCAAAACTTTACTGGCTGCGACCGCTTTAACTGCCTCGTATGTGTTGTATGGATTCGATACTGCCGGCACGCTTGCGGAAGAAACGCATGATCCCCGTAAAAAAGCGCCCCGCGCGATCTTGCAGGCGCTGCTTGCTGCCGGGTTCGCCGGATTGCTGGTCCTGCTTTTTGCCCTGATGGCAGCGCCGGATCTGGGTAATCCAAATTTGGGTAATATCAACGGCGGCTTACCGATGTTGGTGAAATCAGTCCTGGGTGAAACTGCAGGCAGCCTCTTCCTGTGCATTGTAATTTTTGCCATCATTGTATGCACCTTTGCCGTGCAGTCCGGCGCAGTAAGGTTGATGTTCGCCATGGGTCGTGATGGTTTCCTGCCCTATAGTAAATCCTTATCCGAAGTTTCCCCAAAAACACAGACCCCCGTTTTAGCTACGGTGCTGTGTGGATTGGGCGCCATCATTATTTTAGCGGTGAATCTCCAGTTTCCAAAAGTATTTGAGTTGGTTACTTCTATCGCCATACTGTGGGCTAACCTGGCCTATTGGATCGTAGTGGCACTGCTACTGAAAAACAGGATTTCATTGGCCAGGAATGGCGGTGATGCCGACGCAAAATTCAGTTTGGGCAAATGGGGCTTCCCGGTGAATATCCTGGCGCTCATCTGGAGTAGTTTTATGGTGATCAATGTGTCCTGGCCCCGCACGGCTACCTATGGTGTCGAATGGTACCAACAATATGCGGCATGGATCTATACAGCCGCACTGGTTGGCATAGGTGTGTCCGTGTATTATTATCGATTAATCAGAAGAAAAAGAATTCCTTAA
- the betB gene encoding betaine-aldehyde dehydrogenase, with protein MAYTQFIDGELTTGANRESWMNYNPATNLPMGEAFHANAQDIDAAVNSAGKAFHEWRSKTGAERGRVLVKAAEILRSRLEQIALLETQDVGKPIAESLAVDVSSAADALEYFGGMAAGIHGQFFDLKNAFGYTRPEPLGICAGIGAWNYPIQIAAWKAAPALACGNAMIFKPSELTPVTALELAKALMDAGAPRGLFNVVQGDGRVGAMLVDHPRIAKVSLTGSVATGKKIFAGAASQLKRVTLELGGKSPLIVFEDADIPNAVSAALLANFYTQGEVCSNGTRVFVQRKILDAFLTQLKARTEKIRVGDPTDPDTHMGAVISTAHLEKVIRFIDAGKAAGATLLTGGTRPVKDFKGRDITAGNFITPAIFTNCDDAMEICKEEIFGPVLSILSFDTEEEVIERANNTVYGLAAGVFTNDIKRGHRVIHQLQAGTCWINNYNITPIELPFGGNKQSGQGRENSLAAIQYYTQLKSVYVELGNVDAPY; from the coding sequence ATGGCGTACACCCAATTTATAGACGGCGAATTAACAACCGGTGCCAACCGGGAATCCTGGATGAATTATAATCCGGCTACCAACCTTCCCATGGGCGAAGCCTTCCACGCGAATGCCCAGGATATTGATGCGGCTGTAAATTCAGCAGGAAAAGCATTTCATGAGTGGCGGTCCAAAACCGGGGCGGAACGTGGCCGGGTTTTGGTAAAAGCAGCTGAGATCTTAAGATCCAGGCTGGAGCAAATTGCGTTGTTGGAAACGCAGGATGTGGGAAAGCCCATTGCCGAATCCCTGGCGGTGGATGTAAGTTCGGCGGCAGATGCCCTGGAATATTTTGGTGGCATGGCTGCAGGTATCCATGGACAGTTTTTTGATTTGAAAAACGCCTTTGGCTATACGCGTCCGGAGCCCTTAGGGATTTGTGCGGGCATTGGTGCCTGGAACTACCCGATCCAGATCGCTGCATGGAAAGCCGCGCCGGCACTGGCCTGCGGCAACGCCATGATTTTTAAACCATCCGAACTCACCCCGGTGACTGCACTTGAATTGGCGAAGGCATTGATGGATGCCGGTGCGCCGCGGGGTTTGTTTAATGTTGTGCAGGGTGATGGCCGGGTGGGCGCTATGCTGGTAGATCATCCGCGTATCGCAAAAGTTTCCCTGACAGGGTCAGTGGCAACGGGAAAAAAAATCTTTGCGGGTGCTGCCAGCCAACTGAAACGCGTCACGCTTGAATTGGGTGGAAAATCTCCCCTGATCGTTTTCGAAGATGCGGATATACCCAATGCGGTATCAGCAGCCTTGCTGGCCAATTTTTATACGCAGGGGGAAGTGTGTTCGAATGGTACAAGAGTATTTGTGCAGCGTAAAATATTGGATGCCTTTTTAACGCAGCTCAAAGCGCGCACAGAAAAGATCCGGGTGGGCGATCCCACTGATCCCGATACGCATATGGGTGCTGTTATTAGTACAGCGCACCTGGAAAAGGTCATCCGCTTTATTGATGCGGGAAAAGCAGCAGGGGCCACCTTACTCACCGGCGGCACCAGGCCTGTTAAAGATTTTAAAGGCCGCGATATTACTGCGGGCAATTTTATCACGCCGGCCATCTTTACCAATTGCGATGATGCCATGGAAATTTGCAAAGAAGAAATTTTCGGTCCGGTGCTTTCTATTCTTTCTTTCGACACAGAAGAAGAAGTGATTGAACGGGCGAATAATACGGTATACGGACTGGCGGCGGGTGTCTTCACAAACGATATCAAACGCGGCCACCGGGTGATCCATCAATTACAGGCGGGCACCTGCTGGATCAACAATTATAATATCACCCCAATTGAACTGCCTTTTGGCGGAAACAAACAATCCGGCCAGGGCCGTGAGAATAGCCTTGCGGCTATTCAGTACTATACCCAACTGAAATCTGTGTATGTGGAATTGGGAAATGTCGATGCTCCTTATTAA
- the betA gene encoding choline dehydrogenase, whose amino-acid sequence MDKIFDTIIIGGGSAGCVLANRLSEDPNHKVLVLEAGRNDAWWDIFIHMPAALTYPIGSKFYDWQYQSEPEPFMNNRRVYHARGKILGGSSSINGMIFIRGNPLDYEKWAKDPGMDTWDYAHCLPYFKKMENRTAGVNAFRGGGGPLYLETGPATNPLFAAFFNSAKQAGYPLTDDVNGYQQEGFGMFDRNIKHGRRWSASSAYLHPVLGKRKNLEVICGALTTKILFTGKRAVGVEYEKGNSLHKVTAGEIICCGGAINTPQVLQLSGIGNPEILKAAGVEVLHDLPGVGENLQDHLEVYVQFACKKPVSVYPALKWYNKPWVGLQWMLFKKGPASTNHFEGGGFIRSNEIVAYPNLQFHFLPVAIRYDGSSPSGGHGYQVHVGPMNSDARGSIHIKSSDPKEKPAILFNYLSTEQDRQEWVEAIRCARKILNQPALAEFNGGELSPGPAVETDQQILDWVKRDAETALHPSCTCRMGTDSMSVVDPLTMRVHGLEGLRVVDGSVMPYVTNGNLYAPIMMIAEKAADIILGKQPLAPEKVDFYKKPD is encoded by the coding sequence ATGGATAAAATTTTTGACACAATCATTATTGGCGGCGGTTCTGCCGGCTGTGTACTGGCCAACCGGCTGAGTGAAGATCCCAACCATAAAGTGCTGGTGCTGGAAGCCGGCAGGAATGATGCCTGGTGGGATATTTTTATTCATATGCCTGCTGCGCTCACTTACCCGATCGGCAGTAAGTTTTACGATTGGCAATACCAGTCAGAACCCGAGCCCTTCATGAACAACCGTCGCGTGTACCATGCGCGTGGAAAAATATTGGGGGGTTCCAGTTCCATCAACGGCATGATTTTCATCCGTGGTAATCCGCTCGATTATGAGAAGTGGGCAAAAGATCCGGGCATGGACACCTGGGATTATGCGCACTGCCTGCCTTATTTTAAAAAGATGGAAAACCGGACAGCGGGAGTAAACGCTTTTCGTGGTGGTGGTGGTCCTTTGTACCTCGAGACCGGCCCGGCTACCAACCCCTTGTTTGCCGCATTTTTTAATTCAGCCAAACAGGCTGGTTATCCTTTGACTGATGATGTGAATGGCTACCAGCAGGAAGGTTTTGGCATGTTCGACCGCAACATCAAACACGGGCGCCGCTGGTCTGCCTCTTCGGCATACCTGCATCCTGTTTTGGGCAAACGAAAAAACCTGGAAGTGATCTGTGGTGCGCTCACTACCAAAATCCTTTTCACTGGCAAGCGCGCCGTTGGTGTTGAATATGAAAAAGGAAACAGTCTGCATAAGGTTACCGCCGGTGAGATTATTTGCTGTGGCGGTGCTATTAATACGCCCCAGGTCCTGCAGTTGTCGGGTATAGGTAATCCCGAGATTCTGAAAGCTGCAGGGGTGGAAGTGCTGCACGACCTTCCTGGTGTGGGCGAGAATTTACAGGATCACCTGGAGGTATATGTGCAGTTCGCCTGCAAAAAACCAGTCAGCGTTTATCCGGCCTTGAAATGGTACAACAAACCCTGGGTTGGACTGCAGTGGATGTTGTTTAAAAAAGGTCCGGCGTCAACGAATCACTTTGAAGGCGGCGGATTTATCCGGAGTAATGAAATAGTGGCTTACCCTAACCTGCAGTTCCATTTTCTGCCGGTGGCGATACGTTATGATGGCAGTTCTCCATCGGGTGGCCATGGCTACCAGGTGCATGTTGGTCCCATGAATTCTGATGCCCGTGGATCTATCCATATTAAGTCATCGGATCCAAAAGAAAAACCAGCCATCCTGTTTAATTATTTGTCTACCGAACAGGACAGGCAGGAGTGGGTGGAAGCCATCCGCTGTGCGCGTAAAATATTAAACCAGCCGGCGCTGGCGGAATTTAATGGCGGGGAACTATCACCCGGACCGGCTGTTGAAACCGACCAGCAAATACTGGATTGGGTAAAACGTGATGCAGAAACAGCCCTGCATCCATCCTGCACCTGTCGCATGGGTACCGATAGCATGTCTGTGGTAGATCCGCTCACGATGCGGGTGCATGGCCTGGAAGGTTTACGGGTAGTGGATGGTAGTGTAATGCCCTATGTCACAAACGGCAACCTCTATGCGCCCATTATGATGATCGCAGAAAAGGCGGCCGATATCATTTTAGGCAAACAACCGCTTGCCCCTGAAAAAGTTGATTTTTACAAAAAGCCGGACTAA